The DNA region AAAAAATTTTAAAGTTAGTGTTTGTTTATTATTAGATATGTTATCTTTATCTTTTGTTGTTATGATTATTTGTATTTCATTTTTAATTTATATATTTTCTATTTGGTATATGAAGTATAAAGAAGGCAATAATAGATTTTTTGCTCTTATGAATTTATTTGTAGCAAATATGTTATTATTAGTATTAGCAAATAATTTTATTTTAATGTATGTTGGGTGGGAAGGTGTTAGTATTTGTTCATATTTATTGATTAATTTTTATTATTTTAAAAAAAAAGTCGGATTTGCTGCAATTAAGTCTCTTATTATGACAAGAATAGGTGATTTATTTCTTATTCTTGCTATATTAATGATATATTTTTATTATGAAACTTTAAATTTTTATGAAATACAATTTTTGATTAAAATTGGATTAATAAAATATACATCGATTTTAAATTGGATTACTTTCTTATTATTACTTGGTGCTGCTGGGAAATCAGCCCAAATTCCTTTACACACTTGGTTACCTGAAGCTATGGTTGGTCCTACTCCTGTTTCAGCTTTAATTCATGCAGCAACTATGGTAACTTCTGGAATATACTTAATAGCAAGAAATCATGATTTATTTATTTTGACGCCTAGTATTTTATATTTAGTAGGTGTATTAGGTGTATCAACATTATTATTATCTAGTTTTTCTGCTTTAGTTCAGAAAGATATTAAAAAAATATTAGCATATTCTACTATGAGTCAGATTGGATATATGTTTTTAGGATTAAGTGTTGGTGCTTGGAGTGCTTCTGTTATACATTTGATAACTCATGCTATTTTTAAAGCTTTATTATTTTTATCTGCTGGTTCTTTAATTATAACATGTAATTATAAACAAAATATTTTTAAAATGGGAAATCAATTAAGAAAAAAATTATCTTTTTTATATTTTTGTTTTTTAATTGGAGGGGCTTCTTTATCAGCATTTCCTATATTTACTTCGGGATTTTATAGTAAAGGTAATATTTTGTTTCATATGCTTTCATATCATTTTAATATATTTTTTATATTATCTCTTTTATCTTCTTTTTTAACTAGTATATATGTTTTTCGTTTTATTTTTATAATTTTTTATACAAAATCAAATACTTCCAAAATAATTAAACCAACAGGATTAATACATTTTTTTCCATTAACTATATTAATGTTATTTTCTACATGTTTTGAAGTTTGTATTATACCTAATTTATCAAGTATATTTCCAGAGATTATGCCTACTTATCTAGATAAGGTATATTTAGAATATTTTTCAAGTTTAGTTATTATTTTAGGGGTTGGGGTATCTTATTATTTTTATATTTTAAATACTAATATAACAAAAAAAATATTGAAAAATAAATATTTGTTTTTTATTTTTAAACTTTTGTTTAATGGTTTAAGAATTTTTGATATGTATAAAATATTGTTTATTCAACCATATCTTAAAATGATTCAATTTTTACGTTTTAATTATTTTAATATGATTTTCAAAATAATATTATTAATATTTAAAAAAATTAATATATGTTTATTATATGTTGAAAATCAGTCGCTAAATGGGTATATTTTTTTAATGATTATTGGGTTAATTTCCATTATGATATATATTTAAATAATATATAATAAATCAAAAGTTTTAATAAATTATATTATGCATAATAATTATTTTAGTTTTTATATATTAATAATTCAAAATCAATACAATATACAATAGGATTTTATTACATGTTACTTTCTGTATTAATTATTATTCCATTTTTAGGTAGTTTATTATGTTGGTTATCAGATTATATAAATATTAAAATATCTCGTTGGATTGCATTAATAACTACTGTAATATTATTTATTTTTTCTATTTTTTTATGGTTGAAATATTTTTATTTCAATCATTTTATATTATTACATACACACTGGAATGAAGAATTTATAATATCTTGGATACCAAGATTTGGAATA from Buchnera aphidicola (Phyllaphis fagi) includes:
- a CDS encoding NADH-quinone oxidoreductase subunit L, with the translated sequence MNSMYLIITFPLISFLVLSFFKRFLSRKFTIVIGVGSIFLSMLTIFLTWIIFSINGYYVFSHELWVWWYLKNFKVSVCLLLDMLSLSFVVMIICISFLIYIFSIWYMKYKEGNNRFFALMNLFVANMLLLVLANNFILMYVGWEGVSICSYLLINFYYFKKKVGFAAIKSLIMTRIGDLFLILAILMIYFYYETLNFYEIQFLIKIGLIKYTSILNWITFLLLLGAAGKSAQIPLHTWLPEAMVGPTPVSALIHAATMVTSGIYLIARNHDLFILTPSILYLVGVLGVSTLLLSSFSALVQKDIKKILAYSTMSQIGYMFLGLSVGAWSASVIHLITHAIFKALLFLSAGSLIITCNYKQNIFKMGNQLRKKLSFLYFCFLIGGASLSAFPIFTSGFYSKGNILFHMLSYHFNIFFILSLLSSFLTSIYVFRFIFIIFYTKSNTSKIIKPTGLIHFFPLTILMLFSTCFEVCIIPNLSSIFPEIMPTYLDKVYLEYFSSLVIILGVGVSYYFYILNTNITKKILKNKYLFFIFKLLFNGLRIFDMYKILFIQPYLKMIQFLRFNYFNMIFKIILLIFKKINICLLYVENQSLNGYIFLMIIGLISIMIYI